One genomic segment of Protaetiibacter intestinalis includes these proteins:
- a CDS encoding TrkH family potassium uptake protein, with the protein MRTKPVQRDPLAARVLDKLGDFATVTPARFAIAVFATLVALFTVLFSLPVATSSGMRAPFVDALFTAISVICVTGLSTVDMATYWSPFGHVLVFVGVEIGGIGVLTVASILGLVISRKLGLRQKLLAASDANPLRIRRGPVSEGQAVRLGETGNLLATVAVSVLVIELAVAALIFPRLLIAGTPWPTALWESIYFSAMAFTNTGFSPAPEGILPFANDWWFLGALMIGVTFGAIGFPVIYVLKKNLRHPHRWSLHVKLTLITFALLLLGGTIAYFTLEWNNPDTMAGMGLGDRILNSLFLSSMTRSGGFSTVDMGHLDGSSLLVTDMLMFVGGGSASTAGGIKVTTLAILFLAAFAEARGNDDMEAYGRRIPADVLRLAVSVVLWGATIVAAATITIMFINDDAPLDYVLFDVISAFATCGLSTGFTQSASEPTQYILAATMFFGRIGTVTLAAALAASIRRQLFRRPEERPIVG; encoded by the coding sequence ATGCGCACCAAGCCGGTGCAGCGCGATCCGCTCGCGGCGCGCGTCCTCGACAAGCTGGGCGACTTCGCCACCGTCACGCCCGCGCGCTTCGCGATCGCCGTGTTCGCGACGCTCGTCGCCCTGTTCACGGTGCTGTTCTCGCTGCCCGTCGCGACCAGCTCCGGCATGCGCGCCCCGTTCGTCGACGCCCTGTTCACGGCGATCTCGGTCATCTGCGTGACGGGTCTGTCGACGGTCGACATGGCCACCTACTGGTCGCCGTTCGGCCACGTGCTGGTGTTCGTGGGCGTCGAGATCGGCGGCATCGGCGTGCTGACGGTCGCCTCGATCCTCGGCCTCGTCATCAGCCGCAAACTGGGACTGCGGCAGAAGCTCCTCGCCGCGAGCGACGCCAACCCGCTGCGCATCCGCCGCGGTCCGGTCTCCGAGGGGCAGGCGGTGCGGCTCGGCGAGACGGGCAACCTGCTCGCCACCGTCGCCGTGAGCGTGCTCGTCATCGAGCTCGCCGTCGCGGCGCTCATCTTCCCGCGGCTGCTCATCGCCGGCACCCCGTGGCCGACGGCGCTCTGGGAGTCGATCTACTTCTCGGCGATGGCCTTCACCAACACGGGCTTCTCGCCCGCGCCGGAGGGCATCCTGCCCTTCGCGAACGACTGGTGGTTCCTCGGGGCGCTCATGATCGGCGTCACCTTCGGCGCCATCGGCTTCCCCGTCATCTACGTGCTCAAGAAGAACCTGCGGCATCCGCACCGCTGGTCGCTGCACGTGAAGCTCACCCTCATCACCTTCGCGCTGCTGCTGCTCGGCGGGACGATCGCGTACTTCACGCTCGAGTGGAACAACCCCGACACGATGGCCGGGATGGGGCTCGGCGACCGCATCCTGAACAGCCTGTTCCTGTCGTCGATGACGCGCTCCGGCGGCTTCTCGACGGTCGACATGGGCCACCTCGACGGCTCGAGCCTGCTCGTGACCGACATGCTCATGTTCGTGGGCGGCGGCTCCGCCTCCACGGCCGGCGGCATCAAGGTCACGACCCTCGCGATCCTCTTCCTCGCGGCGTTCGCGGAGGCGCGCGGCAACGACGACATGGAGGCCTACGGGCGCCGGATCCCGGCGGACGTGCTGCGCCTGGCCGTCTCGGTCGTGCTGTGGGGCGCGACGATCGTCGCCGCCGCGACCATCACGATCATGTTCATCAACGACGACGCGCCGCTTGACTACGTGCTGTTCGACGTCATCAGCGCGTTCGCCACCTGCGGGCTCTCCACCGGGTTCACCCAGTCCGCGAGCGAGCCGACCCAGTACATCCTGGCCGCGACCATGTTCTTCGGCCGCATCGGTACAGTGACACTCGCCGCGGCCCTCGCGGCGTCGATCCGGCGGCAGCTGTTCCGTCGCCCCGAGGAGAGGCCCATCGTTGGTTGA